One window of the Hypanus sabinus isolate sHypSab1 chromosome 13, sHypSab1.hap1, whole genome shotgun sequence genome contains the following:
- the LOC132404042 gene encoding polyubiquitin-like, which translates to MRVQVKFMTGEAFELDVDPSLQVSTLKMKIQQKTKVPTFQQCLMVQNGQSVEMQDNRSLNYYNLNPSPTVMLLVRKEEPMQIFLRNDKGKTTTYDVLPSETVQNFKERVRRQEGVRPEQQRLVFGSNQLEDGQLLSDYNIKPQSTIFLQLRLRGG; encoded by the coding sequence ATGAGAGTTCAGGTGAAGTTTATGACTGGTGAGGCTTTCGAACTTGATGTCGACCCTTCCTTACAGGTGTCGACTCTCAAGATGAAAATCCAGCAAAAGACCAAAGTGCCCACTTTCCAACAGTGTCTGATGGTACAAAATGGTCAAAGCGTGGAGATGCAGGACAACAGAAGCCTAAACTACTACAACCTCAACCCCAGCCCCACCGTGATGCTGCTGGTCAGGAAAGAGGAACCCATGCAGATCTTCCTCCGGAATGACAAGGGCAAAACAACGACCTATGATGTGCTGCCCTCTGAGACGGTGCAAAATTTTAAAGAGCGGGTCCGTCGGCAGGAGGGGGTCAGACCCGAGCAGCAGCGCCTGGTCTTTGGGAGTAACCAGTTGGAGGATGGCCAGTTGCTCTCCGACTACAACATCAAGCCTCAAAGCACCATCTTTCTGCAACTCCGTCTTCGTGGAGGTTAA